The window GAAAAACCGCGCTCCGGTATATCCAACTGCCGGGAAGAGACTCCCAGATCGAACACAATCCCATCCACCTGCCTGATCCCCAAACCCCGCAAATGTTCCGCCAATTGGCCAAAGTTGCCATGGAGCAGCGTCAGCCGTCCCTGCCAGCTTTGCACAGCTTCAGACCCATGGGCAATGGCTTCCGGATCCCGATCCAGGGCGATTACCCGTCCGGCTGGGGCTGTTGCGGTCAACAGGCAGGCACTGTGTCCACCTCCCCCAAAGGTGGCATCCACATGGACCCCCTCCCCGATCCCCTCGTGCTGTGGTACCAGTGCCGTCAATACCTCCGTGGCCATCACCGGAACATGGTATCTTGCGGGATCTTTGTCCGCCGCCATGCACGGACCCGGACAGATATCCAGGACTCCTTGCGCGACTTGACCGCAGATGCTGGCTCCTTCCTGCACCGGTTCTCCCTCCACAGCGTTGTACGTCACATCCACCATCTCCGCCCATGATATCGCCAAACGCCCCTGCGGTTCATTGTTTTTTCTTTGCCCTCAGGCTCCTTCTTTTTTGGCTGCGTCGGTCAGGATACGTCATCTTTCGATCCAGCCATGGGAACGGGGGCATTCCCTCGACATTCTGTCTTTCATTTCAACGAAATGGCGGACAAGCGTCGGAGTGACTGCGTGACCGGATCAACACCGACACCTGTATTTTCCAGGGCCACAACACCCAACAGGGGTTCACACCCTTCTGGTCCAAAAATCACCTGGGCGACCGTTTCCATGCCCATGAACAAAATTCTGGCAAATCCATAGGAAAATTCGCTCCGGCTGCCATCCGCCAACTCACAGGTGGCCCTGCCTTCCTCACCAATACCGGCCTTGCGCAGATGCGACGCAGCAGCCAGACAGTGAATGGCTCCTGTATCGACCAAAAAATTGTCTTTATAGGGTGGTTGATCGGCGGCCAGATTTTTTATCTCAACCATGACATGTGTGGTACCCATCGTCATCGCTCCCTGTTACTCCGCATGAAATAATTTCTCCAGATAACGCTTTTCAGAATCCGCAAGAATGCTCCTGTCATGGCCTCCACCACCTTTCTGGCATCACAAACCTGAATCCCGCTGCTGATCACTCCGGGCAGGTGCAGGTTGCAAAGCCTGCAATCCCCAAAGAGCATCAAGCACAACAGGATCGCGATCTTCAAGCTGCTGCGCTCCATTCTCCTCGCGCTGGTAAATGGTCACCCCCACCCGGCGGATCTGTTCCAACAATGGCGGATAACGGATGCTGTCGCCGGCTTTGACATCAAACTTGCATGGCATGGGCAACTGGTCCAGCGCATCGGCCACCGTTTCCGCCCTAAGTTCATCCGCGACACCTACCAAAACCAAATCCACATCCGACTGGGGCCGATAGTTCCCCTTGGCACGGGAACCAAACACAACCACGGCACGTATTTCCGGAATCCCCCGGAAAACCGCCTGCATCCAGGCCAATTCCCGTTGACTCAGGCCCGTGTCACGCATCTTCCACCGATCGCATCAGGAAAAACTCATGCAAACGATCAAAGGCCGGAAAATAACGGTCAGCAACCTCCCTGAGCGCCGCATCAAAGGTTTTGGAGTCATACGTGTGGGAAAGCAGATTCCGATGTTGCAACATCTCCATCCAAACCTGCGCATCCTCCAGAATACCAACGGAAAAAGCCTCCTTGATCACTTTGCGCGGGGAGGCTTCCTTGAAGACAACCCCCTGTTCTTCCAGGTAGTCTTTGAGGGTCTTCCAGGCCATTTCAAAGACAAACTCGAAACG of the Magnetococcales bacterium genome contains:
- a CDS encoding clan AA aspartic protease is translated as MGTTHVMVEIKNLAADQPPYKDNFLVDTGAIHCLAAASHLRKAGIGEEGRATCELADGSRSEFSYGFARILFMGMETVAQVIFGPEGCEPLLGVVALENTGVGVDPVTQSLRRLSAISLK
- a CDS encoding nucleotidyltransferase domain-containing protein, whose translation is MRDTGLSQRELAWMQAVFRGIPEIRAVVVFGSRAKGNYRPQSDVDLVLVGVADELRAETVADALDQLPMPCKFDVKAGDSIRYPPLLEQIRRVGVTIYQREENGAQQLEDRDPVVLDALWGLQALQPAPARSDQQRDSGL
- a CDS encoding nucleotidyltransferase substrate binding protein; translated protein: MKDIRWKQRFDNFDRAFVLLREVQEQGMDSLSRLEKEGAIQRFEFVFEMAWKTLKDYLEEQGVVFKEASPRKVIKEAFSVGILEDAQVWMEMLQHRNLLSHTYDSKTFDAALREVADRYFPAFDRLHEFFLMRSVEDA